TTAGGTGCAAAGATAGAGGTGCCGACAATTGACGGGATTGCTGTAATGACTATTCCTCAAGGCACACAGGGAGGCCAGAAATTCAAGCTCTCTGGCAAAGGATTCCCCTCTCCTAAAACAGGCTCAAAGGGCAGTCAATATGTAGTCGTTAAGATCGCTGTTCCAAAAGACATCAGCGATAAGGCAAAAGATTCGATAAAAGAGCTAGAGTCTTTGTATAGGGATAATCCAAGAAAAGCTATTTTTCGGAGAAAGCAATGACCAAGAAAAATAAAAACAGACCTCTGTATATGATAAGCGTTGTCTCGAAAATGCTTGGAGTACATCCTCAGACTCTCAGAACTTATGAAAGAGAAGGCTTTATATCGCCTCAACGAACAAAGCGGTTAAGACTTTATTCAGAAGACGATGTTGAAAAACTTAATTTTATAATCAGCCTTACTCGCGAGATGGGAGTAAACAAAGCTGGAGTGGACATAATTCTCAGGATGAGAAACAGGCTGGATGCAATGCATAAAGAAGCCGAAGAGATGATGCAGTTAATGGATGAAGGCTTAAAGCAGGATTTTGAGAAAAGAATGAGGAAAATATTTTTTGCGGATGTGTCTGATGAAGAGGAGGAAAAATGA
The nucleotide sequence above comes from Nitrospiraceae bacterium. Encoded proteins:
- a CDS encoding MerR family transcriptional regulator, with translation MTKKNKNRPLYMISVVSKMLGVHPQTLRTYEREGFISPQRTKRLRLYSEDDVEKLNFIISLTREMGVNKAGVDIILRMRNRLDAMHKEAEEMMQLMDEGLKQDFEKRMRKIFFADVSDEEEEK